From a region of the Colias croceus chromosome 14, ilColCroc2.1 genome:
- the LOC123697611 gene encoding protein giant-like yields the protein MALWTPYADEALDLTKHNKPEKPPDVYRSISPLSHNTYYEGSYEPYRVPTSQISPDSIKSWNHTQDFYDAESLSDDTEYQAFERDAFQTMAEKNGGSLLGNNPRMKRAVQSTQAMDNMYRKQRERNNFAAKQSRDRRKLREVRLAFQVTFLKKKLAELRARLDGSVCGHCDRQCMC from the coding sequence ATGGCTCTCTGGACACCTTACGCTGACGAGGCCTTAGACTTAACAAAACACAATAAACCTGAAAAGCCGCCAGATGTTTACCGATCCATTTCACCATTATCTCATAACACATACTACGAAGGCAGTTATGAACCGTATCGCGTTCCTACATCTCAAATATCTCCAGATTCTATTAAAAGCTGGAATCATACACAAGACTTCTACGACGCAGAATCTCTGTCAGATGATACAGAATACCAGGCGTTTGAGCGAGACGCGTTCCAGACTATGGCGGAGAAAAACGGCGGCAGTTTACTCGGCAATAATCCAAGGATGAAGCGAGCAGTCCAAAGTACTCAGGCGATGGATAACATGTACAGGAAGCAGAGGGAGAGGAATAATTTTGCAGCGAAACAGAGTAGAGACAGGCGGAAGCTGCGGGAGGTGCGTTTGGCGTTCCAAGTGACATTTCTGAAGAAGAAATTGGCGGAATTGAGAGCCAGGCTGGATGGGAGCGTGTGTGGACACTGCGACAGACAGTGTATGTGTTGA
- the LOC123697147 gene encoding protein Smaug: MNGTFYEQLGGVAGVFEQWGTCERTVVACALARRVPWPGLRLVQRTVEAALQNHVEDERLERDANDETLLASLLAARANDDDEEDSERLRQLLTLLPLLRTDNERAKNVYVGAAPALVQRCVDAPRRTIAPDLCRQLLSYLLVHPALTHNDQRTLTQWLRYLENHISGNRNTESVWQQRIDPCLLPETNIWSTNNAFRRTIGKNVEFRGILDAVDPPSYTDLLQESFSKNGRDVDISLEGDILNFDVAIGNQKSQRSNSLTPPSTNFLQISSSAENLSDEPFVQKPRSFSLSSEHSLGQLRPISVMYGTTGSETRLDDLRSNNYTEHPGMSTVGAWLKSLRLHKYVWLFTNITYEQMMAIDEKYLEKLGVTKGARHKILLSIKKLNDRPATLEAVRTELASNPSAGCVVRALEKLRGVLLSPMPPGSDLPAGLVQALDLASKCMTGESSVSTTDGELDMLDPMSLHCWLVEKALHHESFRLGSLQTALRRLRHRLPPRQFFRHVSELPALRRNKPRWRLPQSTTRGRRPWMPPPPRGKSNSYPPFPPFPPTLRPPHLPPPDDYSSLDALCLQMTEQAIN; encoded by the exons ATGAACGGCACGTTTTATGAGCAGCTGGGGGGTGTGGCAGGAGTGTTCGAGCAATGGGGCACGTGCGAGCGGACGGTGGTCGCGTGCGCGCTGGCCCGCAGGGTGCCCTGGCCAGGGCTACGGCTGGTGCAGAGGACTGTGGAGGCCGCTCTGCAGAACCATGTAGAAGACGAGCGCCTGGAACGGGACGCAAATGACGAAACGCTCTTAGCCAGCTTATTGGCGGCAAGAGCGAATGATGACGATGAagaag ACAGTGAACGGCTCCGCCAACTCCTGACCCTATTGCCCCTGCTACGAACAGACAATGAGCGAGCCAAGAATGTTTATGTGGGTGCCGCACCTGCACTTGTGCAGCGCTGTGTCGACGCGCCGCGGAGAACAATAGCACCAGACTTGTGTAGACAGCTGCTGTCATATCTGCTGGTGCATCCCGCACTTACACATAATGACCAGAG GACGTTAACACAATGGTTACGATACCTAGAAAATCATATATCAGGTAATAGAAACACAGAATCAGTGTGGCAGCAGCGGATAGACCCCTGCCTACTGCCCGAGACAAATATTTGGAGCACCAATAATGCTTTTAGACGCACCATCGGCAAGAATGTAGAATTCAGAGGCATACTTGATGCAGTAGACCCGCCGTCCTATACGGATTTGTTACAAGAGTCCTTCTCCAAGAATGGAAGGGACGTCGATATTAGTTTAGAAGGAGACATATTGAATTTCGACGTAGCTATTGGCAATCAAAAATCGCAGAGATCGAATAGTCTAACGCCTCCGTCGACGAATTTCTTGCAAATCTCGTCGTCAGCGGAGAATTTGAGCGACGAACCATTTGTACAGAAACCTAGGAGTTTTTCGTTATCGAGTGAACATAGTTTAGGACAATTGAGGCCGATTAGTGTTATGTATGGGACGACGGGCAGTGAGACGAGGTTGGATGACTTGCGGTCGAACAATTACACAGAGCATCCTGGGATGTCGACCGTAGGGGCGTGGTTGAAGAGTTTGCGGCTGCACAAGTATGTGTGGTTGTTCACCAATATAACTTATGAGCAAATGATGGCGATAGATgagaaatatttagaaaaattag GCGTAACAAAAGGTGCCCGGCACAAGATACTCCTCTCCATAAAGAAGCTAAACGACAGACCAGCGACCCTAGAGGCGGTGCGAACTGAACTCGCATCAAATCCAAGTGCTGGTTGTGTGGTGCGAGCGCTGGAGAAGCTCCGGGGGGTGTTGCTGTCTCCGATGCCTCCAGGGTCTGATCTACCTGCTGGGCTGGTGCAGGCTTTGGATCTTG CGTCCAAGTGTATGACAGGCGAGAGTAGTGTAAGCACTACCGACGGAGAGTTGGATATGTTAGACCCTATGTCGCTGCATTGTTGGCTGGTGGAGAAG GCGCTGCACCACGAGTCGTTCCGGTTAGGCTCGCTGCAGACGGCGCTGCGGCGGCTGCGGCACCGCCTGCCGCCCAGGCAGTTCTTCCGCCACGTCAGCGAGCTGCCTGCGCTGCGACGCAACAAGCCACG ATGGCGTCTCCCCCAATCAACGACCCGCGGCCGTCGCCCCTGGATGCCCCCGCCCCCCCGCGGCAAGTCCAACTCCTACCCGCCCTTCCCCCCTTTTCCCCCCACACTACGACCCCCACATTTACCCCCTCCCGATGACTACTCGAGCCTAGACGCACTATGCTTGCAAATGACAGAACAAGCTATCAATTAA